AACTTGGTTTTGCAAATCTCGATAATATCTTTTTCTGAAAAATCGATATCCCCGTCAAGTATATAAATGTAAAGTCCGTTCTGTATGATTATTTCGGATTTGTTATTGGAAAGGTAAAAGCCTCTGTTCATATTCCACAATTCCATCCGCTTTCCTCGCACAGCTCCCGGTAGTCTTTGTATTCCTCGTCGTTTGGATAATCGAACGGAGTCGATTTGTAAAAAAGGCTCACATTGAATGTGTAGTCTACGGGTTCGGATTTTTTGAAAACAAGAAAGGTTCTTTTGATTTCCGAAAGCATCCATCCCTTTGCTGCCAT
This portion of the Peptostreptococcaceae bacterium genome encodes:
- a CDS encoding DUF2812 domain-containing protein — encoded protein: MNSNIKKQLFFTSITEYKTLEKRLEKMAAKGWMLSEIKRTFLVFKKSEPVDYTFNVSLFYKSTPFDYPNDEEYKDYRELCEESGWNCGI